The Nocardioides houyundeii genome includes the window CGTGATGAAGGGCTACCACGGCCGCCCCGAGGCCACCGCCGAGGCGATCCACGACGGCTGGTTCCGCACCGGCGACCTGGCCCGGGTGGACGAGGACGGGTGGTACTACATCGTCGACCGCTCCAAGGACATGATCATCCGCGGCGGCTACAACGTGTACCCCCGCGAGGTCGAGGAGACCCTGCTCACTCACCCTGACGTCTCCCTGTGCGCGGTCATCGGCGTGCCGCACGACAGCCACGGCGAGGAGATCAAGGCGGTGGTGATCCGCAACCCCGGCGCAAGCGTGACCGAGGCCGAGCTGGTGGCGTGGGCCAAGGAGCAGATGGCGGCGTACAAGTACCCGCGCATCGTGGAGTTCCGCGACTCGCTGCCCATGACCTCCACGGGCAAGATCCTCAAGCGCGAGCTCAGCTGAACCGTCCGTACGTAGAACACCGCACCCCCTGCTCGGTGACTCTGCCAAGATGTCGCCGGCAGGGGATCGTGGAGCGCGCCACGGGGGGTGCGCGGGTCTTCTGCCCACAGGTACGAGGGGCCGAGCATGAGATCGCGACGCGAGACCAGGCAGCACGCACGGCTGCGGCCGACGTCCGCGACGGCGGTGGCCCTGGTCGCCGTGCTGGGTGCCGGGTTCGTCCCGTCCGCGGGCGCGGCGACCTGGACCGAAGGGGAGCCGTTCAGGATCACCGCCGACGACGGCGACCGGGGCAAGGTGCTGCGGCTGCGCTGTACCGGACCCCAGGCCGCGCTGCTCAACGTCTCCGACGGCCGTACGTCGATCGGCCGGTGCAACCAGATCCGCAGCTTCCAGCTCGTCGGCGGACGTTTCGCCGTGGTCGACCTGCGTGAGCTCGCCCCGGGGTCCCTGGCCCCGGCCGCGGGCGCGTGGCTGGAGGTGCAGGACGCCCGCGAGACGTGGGGCACCTACACCGACGACCTCATCGGCGGCAGCACGATCGTCGACTCGGGCGCGGGCAACGACATCATCTCTTCGGGCTACTCCGCCAACGGCAAGCCCTTCACCTCGGACCTCCGGGTGGCCCAGGTCCGCGGCGGCGCCGGTGTGGACGAGTGGCGCGCCGGCTTCGAGGCATTCACCCAGGCCACCCGGTTCACCCTGGACGCCGCTCGGCTGCAGGTCACCGACGACCAAGGCCTCTCGATCGCCCCGGCGGTCGACGGGATCGAGGCGGCGACGGTGCGGCTCGAGGGTGACAACCACGTCTTCGACGCCTCTGCCTTCCCAGGAGTGCTCAGCATGGAGGCGTCGGGCCAGGTCACGCTCATCGGGACCCCGGGGCCCGACGTGCTGATGACCCAGGGGGGCAACGACACCATCACCGGCGGGGGTGGCCCCGACACGATCGGAGCCGGAGCGGGCGACGACGTCGTCGAGGCCCGTGACGGCGTCGCGGACTCGGTGGACTGCGGCGACGGCT containing:
- a CDS encoding calcium-binding protein, encoding MRSRRETRQHARLRPTSATAVALVAVLGAGFVPSAGAATWTEGEPFRITADDGDRGKVLRLRCTGPQAALLNVSDGRTSIGRCNQIRSFQLVGGRFAVVDLRELAPGSLAPAAGAWLEVQDARETWGTYTDDLIGGSTIVDSGAGNDIISSGYSANGKPFTSDLRVAQVRGGAGVDEWRAGFEAFTQATRFTLDAARLQVTDDQGLSIAPAVDGIEAATVRLEGDNHVFDASAFPGVLSMEASGQVTLIGTPGPDVLMTQGGNDTITGGGGPDTIGAGAGDDVVEARDGVADSVDCGDGYDTVRADAVDTVVNCETVVLPPPLIAPTSTGTLTTPAPVVQPPETSAIAGPKKVRKPRKAKFTFTSATPGATFMCRLDKRKAKPCTSPYRVRTKKLKQGKHRLWAWAVLGADADPVPSRQVFKVVKRKGKGPKHR